A genomic region of Pseudomonas abietaniphila contains the following coding sequences:
- a CDS encoding AraC family transcriptional regulator, which produces MNAIDTLITLADVRGSLDLRCQFQGDWALDHDQKASGIAPYHIVLAGECLIELPDGRRLKLVAGDILVLPTGVSHLLLSRGERVSPSRPQREEGGLLTLQRFGNGQELDLLCGRFLYQPDSMLLSALPDHLLISTQSLNIGDPLPSLVSLLRSEADGNQAGGQFMVNALTSALFTLVLRAHLQQSPQSEGSLALLSDRRLGRAWQAMLEDPAHEWTVEALAELASMSRATFMRAFSKLSGSSPWTLLTQVRMQRAYGLLTRSQSGLSDIAAQVGYQSQAAFSKVFKDTYGMAPGQFRRKLKPPAC; this is translated from the coding sequence ATGAACGCCATTGACACGCTCATCACTCTAGCCGACGTACGCGGAAGCCTTGACCTGCGCTGCCAGTTCCAGGGCGACTGGGCGCTGGATCATGATCAGAAAGCCAGCGGCATCGCGCCTTATCACATCGTTCTGGCGGGAGAATGCCTGATCGAACTGCCGGACGGTCGGCGGTTGAAACTGGTCGCCGGGGATATCCTCGTGCTGCCCACCGGGGTCAGTCATTTGCTCCTCAGTCGCGGCGAACGGGTGTCGCCTTCCCGTCCACAGAGGGAGGAAGGTGGCTTGTTGACTTTGCAACGCTTCGGAAACGGCCAGGAGCTGGACCTGCTTTGCGGGCGCTTCCTCTACCAGCCCGACTCGATGCTGCTGTCAGCACTGCCTGATCACCTGCTGATTTCCACTCAATCGCTCAACATCGGCGATCCCCTGCCGTCGCTGGTGTCGTTGCTGCGCAGCGAGGCCGATGGCAATCAGGCAGGTGGGCAGTTCATGGTCAACGCGCTGACCTCGGCCTTATTCACCCTCGTGCTGCGCGCGCACCTGCAACAGTCGCCGCAAAGCGAGGGCAGCCTTGCGCTGCTCAGCGACAGACGCTTGGGTCGCGCCTGGCAGGCGATGCTCGAGGACCCGGCCCATGAGTGGACGGTCGAGGCATTGGCGGAGCTGGCGAGCATGTCCCGCGCCACTTTCATGCGTGCGTTCAGCAAACTCAGCGGCAGCTCGCCCTGGACTTTGCTCACCCAAGTGCGCATGCAACGCGCCTATGGTTTGTTGACCCGCTCGCAGAGCGGCCTCAGCGACATCGCCGCGCAGGTCGGTTACCAGTCCCAGGCGGCGTTCAGCAAAGTCTTCAAAGACACCTACGGCATGGCGCCGGGGCAGTTTCGGCGGAAGCTCAAGCCACCTGCTTGCTGA
- a CDS encoding SDR family NAD(P)-dependent oxidoreductase: protein MSKVWLITGSASGLGRNIAEAVLASGDRLLAAAREIRRLDDLVDRYPSTVLPFELDVTDAHAATAAVQAAVQHFGRLDVLVNNAGYGHMLPFEQIEASDFRLEFETNFFGVVNLCRAAVPVMREQGSGHIIQISSVGGRLATLGMSAYQSAKWAVGGFSDVLAAEVKPLGIRVTTLEPGGMRTHWAVRARGGNVSIMTPYQANVGQMRDLLRNIAGNENSDPDRVAQVVLKVAEHETPPLRLLLGSDALQYLAPVEADRAATGERWKAVSTSVDFSATAPVPSLPQH from the coding sequence ATGTCTAAAGTCTGGTTGATTACCGGGAGCGCCAGCGGCCTGGGCCGCAACATCGCAGAAGCCGTGCTTGCTTCGGGTGACCGTCTGCTCGCCGCTGCCCGGGAAATCCGGCGCCTCGATGATCTGGTCGACCGTTACCCTTCGACGGTCTTGCCCTTCGAGCTTGATGTGACGGACGCTCATGCCGCAACCGCTGCGGTTCAGGCAGCGGTTCAGCATTTCGGCCGTCTGGATGTACTGGTCAACAATGCCGGGTACGGCCACATGCTGCCCTTCGAACAAATCGAGGCATCGGACTTCCGTCTGGAGTTCGAGACCAACTTTTTCGGCGTGGTGAACCTGTGCCGCGCCGCCGTGCCAGTAATGCGTGAGCAGGGTTCCGGGCACATCATTCAGATCTCGTCGGTCGGCGGTCGTCTGGCCACGTTGGGCATGAGCGCCTACCAGTCAGCGAAATGGGCCGTGGGTGGTTTTTCAGACGTCCTCGCGGCGGAAGTGAAGCCGCTGGGCATTCGGGTCACGACCCTCGAGCCAGGCGGCATGCGCACCCACTGGGCGGTGCGCGCCCGTGGCGGAAACGTCAGCATCATGACGCCCTACCAAGCAAATGTCGGACAGATGCGCGACCTTCTGCGCAACATCGCGGGTAATGAGAACAGTGATCCAGACCGTGTGGCACAGGTGGTGCTGAAGGTCGCCGAACATGAAACGCCGCCGCTGCGTCTGCTATTGGGCAGCGATGCCTTGCAGTACCTCGCCCCGGTGGAAGCCGACCGCGCAGCGACTGGCGAACGCTGGAAAGCCGTGAGTACGTCGGTCGATTTCAGCGCGACCGCTCCTGTTCCCTCCCTGCCGCAGCACTGA
- a CDS encoding TetR/AcrR family transcriptional regulator produces MARPKSEEKRNALIDSALRIFAEQGLGAPTSKIAKGAGVAEGTLFNYFETKDDLLNQLYLELKAQLRDAMVPGYPRNEDLKTRLRHAWHTYVSWGVENPEQRKVMALLMMSDRVTDASKAAGSEAFSDISRHMQEGAASGALRNHPPAFTAAIMRSLADTTMDFMSNEPEQAERYCEAGFEAYWNAMATD; encoded by the coding sequence ATGGCCCGCCCGAAAAGCGAAGAAAAGCGCAACGCCCTGATCGACTCCGCCCTGCGAATTTTCGCCGAGCAGGGTCTGGGCGCGCCGACCTCGAAGATCGCCAAGGGCGCAGGCGTCGCAGAAGGTACGCTTTTCAACTATTTCGAGACCAAGGACGACCTGCTCAATCAGCTGTATCTGGAGTTGAAGGCGCAGTTGCGCGACGCCATGGTCCCCGGCTATCCGCGCAATGAAGATCTGAAGACACGTCTGCGTCATGCCTGGCACACCTATGTCAGTTGGGGCGTCGAGAACCCGGAACAACGCAAGGTCATGGCGCTGCTGATGATGTCGGACCGCGTCACCGACGCCAGCAAGGCGGCGGGCAGCGAAGCCTTCAGCGACATCAGTCGACATATGCAGGAAGGCGCGGCATCTGGCGCGTTGCGCAATCATCCGCCCGCCTTTACCGCTGCGATCATGCGCTCGCTGGCCGACACCACGATGGACTTCATGAGCAACGAACCCGAGCAAGCCGAGCGCTATTGCGAAGCCGGCTTCGAGGCGTATTGGAATGCAATGGCAACGGACTGA
- a CDS encoding MFS transporter: protein MPSANVETAASVVADPIKALYHKITWKLIPFLCFCYLAAYLDRINIGFAKLQMLDQLHFSETAFGLGAGLFFVGYILFEVPSNLVLEKVGAKIWIARIMITWGLLSACTLFVSTPMQFYILRFFLGAAEAGFLPGVLFYLTTWFPTYRRGRIIALFMIGLPLSSVIGGPLSGWIMGHFDQTAGLRGWQWLFLIEGVPSVLLGVLTFWALPNAPKDAKWLNASEQTLLEGELRLDDAEGKDSKHSFRDGFFNLKVWMLGGIDFSILLSAYAMGFWMPTFIKNAGVTDTFHIGILTALPSVAALIGMLMIGASSDRRRERRWHIIVPFWIGAVAMAASPFFTHNVIATVALFAVASAAIIGAVPVFFSLPATFLKGRAAATGFALACSLANIAGLVSNSMMGIAIDVTGSSAGALWFFAGCLILSSLLVVALPAKLVNR, encoded by the coding sequence ATGCCCTCTGCAAATGTAGAAACCGCCGCGAGCGTTGTCGCGGACCCGATCAAAGCGCTGTACCACAAGATCACCTGGAAGCTCATCCCGTTCCTGTGTTTCTGCTACCTGGCCGCGTACCTTGACCGCATCAACATTGGCTTTGCCAAGCTGCAGATGCTCGATCAATTGCACTTCAGCGAAACCGCCTTCGGCCTGGGTGCAGGGCTTTTTTTCGTGGGCTACATCCTGTTCGAAGTGCCGAGCAACCTGGTGCTGGAAAAAGTCGGTGCGAAAATCTGGATCGCCCGGATCATGATCACCTGGGGCCTCCTCTCTGCCTGCACGCTGTTCGTCAGCACGCCGATGCAGTTCTACATCCTGCGCTTCTTTCTGGGCGCCGCCGAAGCGGGCTTCCTGCCCGGCGTGCTGTTCTACCTGACCACCTGGTTTCCGACCTACCGTCGCGGCCGCATCATTGCGCTGTTCATGATCGGCCTGCCACTGTCGAGCGTCATCGGCGGCCCGCTGTCCGGCTGGATCATGGGGCATTTCGATCAGACGGCGGGGCTGCGTGGCTGGCAGTGGCTGTTCCTGATCGAGGGCGTGCCCAGCGTGCTGCTCGGCGTCCTGACCTTCTGGGCCCTGCCGAACGCACCGAAAGACGCTAAATGGCTGAACGCCTCGGAGCAGACGCTGCTGGAAGGCGAGCTGCGCCTGGACGATGCCGAAGGCAAAGACAGCAAGCACAGTTTCCGTGACGGTTTCTTCAACCTGAAAGTGTGGATGCTCGGCGGTATCGACTTCTCGATCCTGCTCAGCGCCTACGCCATGGGCTTCTGGATGCCGACCTTCATCAAGAATGCCGGGGTGACCGACACCTTCCACATCGGGATTCTGACCGCGTTGCCCAGCGTTGCCGCGCTGATCGGCATGCTGATGATCGGCGCCAGCTCCGACCGCCGCCGCGAGCGCCGCTGGCACATCATCGTGCCGTTCTGGATCGGTGCGGTGGCCATGGCCGCCAGCCCGTTCTTTACCCATAACGTGATCGCGACCGTTGCGCTGTTCGCCGTCGCTTCGGCAGCGATCATCGGCGCGGTGCCGGTGTTCTTCAGCCTTCCGGCGACGTTCCTCAAAGGCCGGGCTGCCGCCACCGGCTTTGCCCTCGCCTGCTCGCTGGCCAACATCGCAGGGCTCGTCAGCAACTCGATGATGGGCATCGCGATCGACGTCACCGGCAGCAGCGCGGGTGCGCTGTGGTTCTTCGCCGGTTGCCTGATTCTCAGCAGCCTGCTGGTCGTGGCGTTGCCGGCGAAGCTGGTGAACCGGTAA
- a CDS encoding aldo/keto reductase: MTESTLFTRRRLLTLAAGVPVALAFDSAAGEGSPSPDTRSDPPSDPQGESDMLTRNIPSSGEALPMIGVGTYRGFDVEPGSDAYKFLPEVLNELFRAGGTVIDSSPMYGRAEQTTGELLSIHRPRAPAFLATKVWTRGREEGIAQMEDSFRLLQTDRIDLMQIHNLLDWKTHLPTLREWKQQGRIRYIGITHYTSSAYDEVEAALKAESFDFLQINYALDDRAVESRLLPLCRERGVAVICNRPFGGGGLLGRLRGTPLPGWAGEVQARSWPQLALKFLISHPAVTCAIPGTGNPKYMKENAGAAMGPLLTDAQRQQLIALVG; the protein is encoded by the coding sequence ATGACCGAGTCAACGCTGTTCACGCGCAGACGATTGCTCACGCTGGCCGCCGGTGTGCCGGTTGCGCTGGCGTTCGATTCCGCAGCAGGTGAGGGCTCGCCGTCACCCGACACACGTTCTGACCCGCCGTCCGACCCGCAAGGAGAATCCGACATGCTGACCCGAAACATCCCGTCCAGTGGCGAGGCCCTGCCGATGATCGGTGTCGGCACCTATCGCGGTTTCGATGTCGAGCCTGGCAGCGACGCCTATAAATTCTTGCCTGAGGTGCTCAACGAGCTTTTTCGCGCAGGTGGGACGGTGATCGACAGCTCGCCCATGTATGGCCGCGCCGAGCAGACCACCGGCGAACTGCTGTCGATTCATCGGCCGCGTGCTCCGGCGTTTCTCGCCACCAAGGTCTGGACCCGAGGGCGTGAGGAGGGAATCGCGCAGATGGAGGATTCGTTTCGTCTGCTGCAAACCGACCGCATTGACCTGATGCAGATCCATAACCTGCTGGACTGGAAAACCCATCTGCCTACGCTCAGGGAGTGGAAGCAGCAGGGGCGTATCCGCTACATCGGCATCACCCATTACACCTCCTCGGCGTATGACGAGGTCGAAGCAGCACTCAAGGCCGAGTCTTTCGATTTTCTGCAAATCAACTATGCGCTGGATGACCGGGCGGTTGAATCGAGGCTGCTGCCGTTGTGTCGCGAGCGAGGTGTCGCGGTGATCTGCAATCGCCCGTTTGGCGGCGGTGGTTTGCTCGGGCGTCTGCGTGGCACCCCTTTGCCGGGCTGGGCCGGGGAAGTGCAAGCCAGAAGCTGGCCGCAATTGGCGCTGAAATTCCTGATTTCGCATCCCGCCGTCACCTGTGCGATTCCGGGGACGGGTAATCCGAAGTACATGAAGGAAAATGCCGGCGCAGCGATGGGACCGTTGTTGACCGATGCTCAGCGCCAGCAGTTGATTGCGTTGGTGGGTTGA
- a CDS encoding nucleoside hydrolase: MQAFLKSCALALTLGLSATSLHAAEKVIFDTDFNVLNDDGQAFIMLAQLHAQKRIDLLGMTLVSGNAWVDQEQVDALKAVERMGVEKEIGVYSGAAYPLLHDFASYEQEKALFGAGWPGAFKNPRPTSASHLIAPPDGLATHTQLRSESAVQFIVDSVKKNPHEVTILAVGPLTNLALAIRSAPEIVPLIKRIVYMGGAIEIPGNTTPAAEFNWWFDPEAAKIVLRSPIEHVIFPNDVCEKVVFDASVYKRIVSQKGVIPDLYKAVLGPEFDKDPNHHSFTWDSLPALFLVHPELVTESKELWVDVDAHFGPDYGRSMGYKKGAPVGTQKAKVVFAVDQPRFWDEYVKLVTLPAPVKR; this comes from the coding sequence ATGCAGGCGTTTCTGAAAAGCTGTGCCCTGGCCTTGACCCTCGGCCTGTCCGCGACCTCGCTGCACGCGGCAGAGAAGGTCATCTTCGATACCGATTTCAACGTGCTCAACGATGACGGTCAGGCCTTCATCATGCTCGCGCAGCTGCACGCGCAAAAACGCATCGACCTGCTCGGCATGACGCTGGTCAGCGGCAACGCCTGGGTCGATCAGGAGCAGGTCGACGCGCTCAAGGCCGTCGAGCGCATGGGCGTGGAAAAGGAGATCGGCGTTTACTCAGGCGCGGCCTATCCGCTGCTCCACGACTTCGCTTCTTATGAACAGGAAAAAGCCCTGTTTGGCGCAGGCTGGCCTGGGGCATTCAAAAACCCGCGTCCTACCTCTGCCTCACACCTGATCGCACCACCCGACGGCCTGGCGACACACACGCAACTGCGCAGCGAATCCGCCGTGCAGTTCATCGTCGACAGCGTGAAGAAAAACCCGCACGAGGTGACGATTCTCGCCGTCGGCCCGCTGACCAACCTTGCACTGGCCATCCGCAGCGCGCCGGAAATCGTTCCGTTGATCAAGCGCATCGTCTACATGGGCGGCGCCATCGAAATTCCTGGCAACACCACACCCGCCGCGGAATTCAACTGGTGGTTCGACCCGGAGGCGGCAAAAATCGTACTGCGCTCGCCGATTGAGCACGTAATCTTCCCCAACGATGTCTGCGAAAAGGTCGTCTTCGACGCATCGGTGTACAAGCGGATCGTGTCGCAGAAAGGCGTGATTCCTGATCTGTACAAGGCGGTGCTCGGGCCTGAGTTCGACAAGGACCCGAACCATCACAGCTTCACCTGGGACAGCCTGCCTGCACTGTTCCTGGTGCACCCGGAACTGGTCACTGAATCGAAGGAGCTGTGGGTGGATGTCGACGCCCATTTCGGCCCGGATTACGGCCGTTCGATGGGTTACAAAAAAGGCGCGCCGGTCGGCACACAGAAGGCCAAGGTAGTGTTCGCAGTGGATCAACCCAGGTTCTGGGATGAGTACGTGAAGCTGGTGACCCTGCCCGCGCCGGTTAAACGCTGA
- a CDS encoding carboxymuconolactone decarboxylase family protein — MFSNWSDLVSTIKQSFGSLSKSNPKMVKAYMALGDAAAENNVLDAKTRELISLAVAITTRCDGCIGAHSEAAIAAGATREEVAAALATAISLNAGAAYIYSMHALEAYDALKK; from the coding sequence ATGTTCAGCAATTGGTCCGACCTCGTTTCCACCATCAAACAATCCTTCGGTTCGCTGTCCAAATCCAACCCGAAAATGGTCAAGGCCTATATGGCCCTTGGCGATGCCGCGGCGGAAAACAACGTGCTCGACGCGAAAACCCGCGAGCTGATTTCCCTGGCCGTGGCCATCACCACCCGCTGTGACGGCTGCATCGGCGCCCACTCCGAAGCCGCCATCGCCGCAGGCGCCACCCGTGAAGAAGTCGCCGCCGCACTGGCGACTGCGATCTCGCTTAACGCGGGTGCAGCGTACATCTACTCGATGCACGCGCTGGAAGCGTATGACGCGTTGAAGAAGTGA
- the ligD gene encoding DNA ligase D: protein MAKSVSEYTRKRNFDITSEPPETAGRARSSKGKALSFVIHKHDARNLHYDFRLELDGTLKSWAVPKGPSLDPKNKRLAVHVEDHPLGYGSFEGSIPEGQYGAGDVIVWDRGIWQPHGDPQETYKAGKLKFTLIGEKLTGDWALVRTHLPGSGDKEQWLLIKEKDEAVRSADEYDIVADKPESVVSGATVGEGRAPAKSSQRKTAAFGAVAVKKSASQAPGKAASKSSSTKKTKVPEKLSPQLATLMDTPPEGEWLYEIKFDGYRIMTRILDGDVRLITRNGHDWTERLPLQAKAIADLNLGDGWLDGEMVVLNEDGLPDFQALQNAFEIGRSKDIVYYLFDVPFLNGEDLRDRPVEERRAALKKLLGKKSRLLRFSDAFSASHRDIVESACLLSLEGVIGKRAGSVYQSRRSPDWIKLKCKLRQEFVIVGYTQPQGTRSGFGALLLAVNEEGAGLVYAGRVGTGFNQKMLGELLEQMKPLAQDASPLAKKLTSTQARGVHWIKPKLVGEVEFGEWTREGIIRHSAFIALRSDKPASEVVHEYPKTPVDIKAPFKPNASKTGATKARTSKAPTTAETKSEKAKPASKRAGKDKVEVAGVMISHPERVIDTLSGLHKIDLAHFYESISDWILPHLDHRPVALLRCPDGVEGEQFFQKHSERLAIPNIKQLDPKLDPGHARLMEIDSVQALVGAAQMGTIELHTWGSTYDKIELPDHFVLDLDPDEALPWRSMIEATQMTLSVLDELGLDAYLKTSGGKGMHIIVPLARKADWDTVKAFAKALAQFLAQQLPERFTATSGPKNRVGKIFVDYLRNTRGASTVAAYSARARPGLPVSVPITRDELSSLKSSTQWNIGNLQKRLRKLKADPWAGYKNTQRITKPMWKRLGVKAP, encoded by the coding sequence ATGGCGAAATCTGTGAGTGAGTACACCCGTAAGCGCAATTTTGACATCACGTCCGAGCCGCCCGAAACAGCGGGCCGGGCTCGTAGCAGCAAGGGCAAGGCGCTGAGCTTTGTCATTCACAAGCACGACGCGCGCAACCTGCATTACGACTTCCGGCTTGAACTGGATGGCACGCTGAAAAGCTGGGCGGTGCCCAAAGGCCCGAGCCTTGACCCGAAGAACAAGCGCCTGGCGGTGCATGTCGAAGACCATCCGCTGGGCTATGGCAGCTTCGAGGGAAGTATTCCGGAGGGCCAGTATGGGGCGGGTGACGTGATCGTCTGGGACCGTGGGATCTGGCAGCCCCATGGCGATCCCCAGGAGACGTACAAGGCCGGCAAACTTAAATTCACCTTGATCGGCGAAAAGCTCACGGGCGACTGGGCGTTGGTACGCACGCACTTGCCCGGCAGTGGCGACAAGGAGCAGTGGTTGCTGATCAAGGAAAAGGATGAGGCCGTGCGCTCGGCGGACGAGTACGACATCGTCGCGGACAAGCCCGAGAGCGTGGTCAGCGGTGCGACCGTGGGCGAAGGGCGAGCGCCGGCAAAATCCAGCCAGCGCAAGACCGCTGCATTTGGGGCAGTCGCGGTAAAGAAGTCGGCCAGTCAGGCGCCTGGAAAAGCGGCAAGCAAGTCATCTTCCACGAAGAAAACCAAGGTTCCCGAAAAACTCTCGCCGCAGCTTGCCACGCTGATGGACACGCCGCCCGAAGGCGAATGGCTGTACGAAATCAAATTCGATGGCTACCGGATCATGACCCGGATTCTCGACGGAGACGTCCGGCTGATCACCCGCAACGGTCACGACTGGACCGAACGTCTGCCGTTGCAGGCCAAGGCCATCGCCGATCTGAACCTGGGCGACGGCTGGCTCGACGGCGAGATGGTGGTGCTCAACGAGGACGGGCTGCCTGACTTCCAGGCGCTGCAGAATGCCTTCGAGATCGGCCGCAGCAAGGACATCGTCTATTACCTGTTTGACGTTCCGTTCCTGAATGGCGAAGACCTGCGCGACAGGCCGGTGGAAGAGCGTCGTGCGGCCCTCAAAAAACTGTTGGGCAAGAAAAGCCGTTTGCTGCGTTTCTCCGATGCGTTCTCTGCCAGCCACCGTGACATTGTCGAAAGCGCCTGTCTGTTGTCCCTTGAAGGGGTGATCGGCAAACGTGCAGGCAGCGTCTATCAATCAAGGCGCAGCCCGGACTGGATCAAGCTCAAGTGCAAGCTGCGCCAGGAGTTCGTCATCGTCGGCTATACCCAGCCACAGGGAACGCGCAGCGGATTTGGCGCGCTGTTGCTGGCGGTCAACGAGGAAGGGGCGGGACTGGTGTACGCCGGACGGGTCGGCACCGGTTTCAATCAGAAGATGCTTGGTGAACTGCTCGAACAGATGAAACCGCTGGCGCAGGATGCCTCGCCGCTGGCGAAAAAACTCACCAGCACTCAGGCCCGAGGTGTGCACTGGATCAAGCCGAAACTGGTCGGCGAAGTGGAGTTCGGGGAATGGACGCGCGAGGGCATCATTCGTCATTCGGCCTTTATTGCCCTGCGCAGCGACAAGCCTGCCAGCGAAGTGGTCCACGAGTACCCCAAGACGCCAGTGGACATCAAGGCCCCCTTCAAGCCGAATGCCTCCAAAACCGGTGCGACCAAGGCCCGCACGTCCAAGGCGCCCACGACCGCCGAAACGAAAAGCGAGAAGGCCAAGCCGGCCAGCAAGCGTGCCGGCAAAGACAAGGTTGAAGTGGCGGGCGTGATGATCAGCCATCCCGAGCGGGTGATCGACACGTTGAGTGGCTTGCACAAAATCGACCTGGCGCATTTCTATGAGTCGATTTCCGACTGGATCCTGCCGCACCTGGATCATCGTCCGGTGGCCTTGCTGCGTTGCCCGGACGGTGTCGAGGGCGAGCAGTTTTTCCAGAAACATTCCGAGCGGCTGGCGATCCCGAACATCAAGCAGCTCGACCCGAAACTCGACCCCGGCCATGCGCGACTGATGGAGATCGACAGCGTTCAGGCGCTGGTCGGCGCGGCCCAGATGGGCACCATCGAATTGCACACCTGGGGCTCGACGTACGACAAGATCGAGCTGCCTGATCACTTTGTCCTCGACCTTGATCCGGACGAGGCGCTGCCCTGGCGCAGCATGATCGAGGCTACCCAAATGACTTTGTCGGTGCTGGATGAGCTGGGTCTGGATGCCTACCTCAAGACCAGTGGCGGCAAGGGCATGCACATCATCGTGCCACTAGCGCGCAAGGCTGACTGGGACACGGTCAAGGCGTTCGCCAAGGCGCTGGCGCAGTTTCTCGCGCAGCAGTTGCCGGAGCGCTTTACCGCGACCTCCGGGCCGAAGAACCGGGTCGGCAAGATCTTCGTCGATTACTTGCGCAACACCCGTGGCGCCAGCACCGTGGCCGCGTATTCCGCCAGGGCAAGACCGGGTCTGCCCGTCTCGGTGCCGATCACTCGGGACGAATTGAGCAGCCTCAAATCATCGACACAATGGAACATCGGCAACCTGCAAAAACGCCTGCGCAAGCTCAAGGCCGATCCGTGGGCGGGTTACAAAAACACCCAGCGCATCACCAAGCCGATGTGGAAGCGATTGGGGGTGAAGGCGCCGTGA
- a CDS encoding N-carbamoylsarcosine amidohydrolase, with translation MSEQQSADANYQGVWGNRIGFGLKPALLMIDFMQGYTQPGAPLFAPGVVSAVAESVELLASARQHGVPVVHTNIRYHPGHFADGGMWVKKAPVMKDMVEGNPLAAFCEEVLPLPEEVVISKQYASSFFGTSLASMLHAMGIDTVVLAGCSTSGCIRATAVDAVQHGFRTIVVRECVGDRHPDPHESNLFDIDSKYGDVVSKQEAINQFKK, from the coding sequence ATGAGTGAACAGCAAAGCGCCGACGCCAACTATCAGGGCGTCTGGGGCAATCGCATTGGCTTCGGGCTGAAACCGGCCTTGCTGATGATCGATTTCATGCAGGGTTACACCCAACCCGGTGCGCCGCTGTTTGCGCCGGGCGTGGTCAGCGCCGTGGCCGAGAGCGTCGAGTTGCTCGCCAGCGCACGGCAACACGGCGTCCCGGTGGTACACACCAACATCCGCTATCACCCAGGGCATTTTGCCGACGGCGGAATGTGGGTAAAGAAAGCACCGGTGATGAAAGACATGGTCGAGGGCAATCCGCTGGCGGCGTTCTGCGAAGAGGTGCTGCCGCTGCCGGAAGAAGTGGTGATCAGCAAGCAATACGCCAGTTCGTTCTTCGGCACGTCACTCGCCTCGATGCTGCACGCCATGGGCATCGACACCGTGGTGCTCGCCGGCTGCTCGACGAGCGGCTGTATTCGGGCGACGGCGGTAGACGCCGTGCAACACGGGTTCCGGACCATCGTGGTGCGTGAATGCGTCGGCGACCGTCACCCCGATCCGCACGAGTCCAACCTGTTCGACATCGACAGTAAATACGGGGACGTGGTGAGCAAGCAGGAGGCCATTAACCAGTTCAAGAAGTGA
- a CDS encoding alpha/beta fold hydrolase, giving the protein MSTFIQGGNVHANGIRQHYLRYGGTRHADKPALILIPGITSPAITWGFVAERLGQYFDTYVIDARGRGLSSTGPDLDYSVDTCADDISAFADAMGIASYHLVGHSMGARFAARTSVRNPRGLKSLVLIDPPVSGPGRREYPSKLPWYVDSIRQSQNGMSAEDMRVFCPTWTQEQLQLRAEWLHTCYEPAIVRAFNDFHEVDFHQDLPKLPVPALLIVAGRGGVIQAEDEAEIRHLQPAILIARVENAGHMIPWDNLPGFFAAFGDFLGTTLN; this is encoded by the coding sequence ATGAGCACCTTCATTCAGGGCGGCAACGTTCACGCCAATGGCATCCGACAGCACTACCTGCGCTACGGCGGCACACGGCATGCAGATAAACCGGCGCTGATCCTGATTCCGGGCATCACCAGCCCGGCGATCACCTGGGGGTTCGTGGCCGAGCGACTGGGCCAATATTTCGATACGTACGTGATCGATGCCCGGGGGCGTGGCCTCTCTTCCACCGGCCCGGACCTGGATTACAGCGTCGACACCTGCGCCGATGACATCAGCGCGTTTGCCGACGCCATGGGAATTGCCAGCTACCACCTGGTCGGCCACTCCATGGGCGCGCGTTTTGCAGCGCGGACCTCGGTGCGCAACCCGCGCGGCCTGAAGAGTCTGGTGTTGATCGATCCGCCCGTCTCGGGACCGGGTCGTCGTGAGTACCCGTCGAAACTGCCGTGGTACGTGGATTCCATTCGTCAGTCTCAAAACGGCATGAGCGCCGAAGACATGCGTGTCTTCTGCCCGACCTGGACTCAGGAACAGCTGCAATTGCGCGCCGAATGGCTGCATACCTGCTACGAGCCGGCCATCGTGCGCGCGTTCAATGACTTCCACGAGGTGGATTTCCATCAGGACCTGCCAAAACTGCCCGTCCCTGCCCTGCTGATCGTGGCCGGCCGGGGCGGCGTGATTCAAGCCGAAGACGAAGCGGAAATTCGCCATTTGCAGCCCGCGATCCTGATCGCACGTGTGGAAAACGCCGGGCACATGATTCCGTGGGACAACCTGCCGGGGTTCTTTGCGGCGTTTGGTGATTTTCTGGGCACAACATTGAATTAA